One Candidatus Methylomirabilis sp. genomic window, GTTCGGGCCGATCAGCCCCAGGATCTCCCCCTCCTCCAGCCCGAAGGAGAGATCGGTGACCGCCCGCAGGCCGCCGAACCGCTTGGCCAGCCCCCGGACCTCGAGCAGGCTCATGGCCGATGCCGGAGGCGACGGGCCAGGGCCGGCGCCGCCCCCTGGGGCAGGAAGAGCACGACGGTCACCAGCAGGACCCCATATAGAATGAGCTGGGCGCCCGCGGTGCCCCCGAGCGGGAGGGCCCGGCGGGAGACGGCGCCGAGGATCCCCAACAGCAGCGCTCCCACCACCGGGCCGGCGACCGTCCCGCTCCCGCCGATGATGGGGCGCAGAATGATCTCCACCGACTGCTCCACCCCCATGACCGGGTCGGGGTGCAGGTGGAGGATGCGGTACGCGTAGAACGTTCCCCCGAGCGCCGTCAGGGCGGCGCTCAAGGCGAACGCCTGGAGCTTGCAACGGAAGGCGTCCACCCCCAGCGCCTCGGCGGCCTCCTCGTCCTCCCGGATGGCCATGAGGGCCATCCCGAGCCGCGAGCGCTCCAGCCCCGCGACCACCAGGGATCCGGCCGCGGCGAGGGTCAGGGCGACGTAGTAGTACGGGGTGACGCTGCCGAACTGGTAGTTCAGGGGGTCCTGCCGGAACGGGATGAAGAGGCCCTGGAAGCCTCCCAGGAAGTCCAGGTGCAGCACCACGAGGCGGGTGATCTCGGCGACGGCCAGGGTCATCAGGAGGAAGTACGACCCCCGGAGGCCGAACCGGAAGGAGAGGATCCCGACCGGGAGGCTGAGGGCGGCGGCGAGGGCCGCCCCGACCCACATCCCCAGGAAGGGGCTCACGCCGGCGTGCAGGTGGAGGGCGGCGGCGGTATAGGCCCCGATGCCGAAGAAGGCGGCGTGCCCGAGCGACGGCTGGCCCGCGTAGCCCCCCAGGATGTTCCAGCACTGGCCCAGGTAGGCGAAGTAGAGGATGAAGAGCCCCTCGTTCACCCAGTCGCCTGGCGCCACCA contains:
- a CDS encoding branched-chain amino acid ABC transporter permease, with translation MSRRIGAAAAAVALLLFPLVAPGDWVNEGLFILYFAYLGQCWNILGGYAGQPSLGHAAFFGIGAYTAAALHLHAGVSPFLGMWVGAALAAALSLPVGILSFRFGLRGSYFLLMTLAVAEITRLVVLHLDFLGGFQGLFIPFRQDPLNYQFGSVTPYYYVALTLAAAGSLVVAGLERSRLGMALMAIREDEEAAEALGVDAFRCKLQAFALSAALTALGGTFYAYRILHLHPDPVMGVEQSVEIILRPIIGGSGTVAGPVVGALLLGILGAVSRRALPLGGTAGAQLILYGVLLVTVVLFLPQGAAPALARRLRHRP